From Cucumis melo cultivar AY chromosome 1, USDA_Cmelo_AY_1.0, whole genome shotgun sequence, a single genomic window includes:
- the LOC103492715 gene encoding protein VAPYRIN-LIKE-like, with protein sequence MDRLVKPDVKEVEFSFMKGENCTATFCLTNLMHTMSVAVCLSTSNPSVFSFSQDFSIIPPLSSSSYTISCKSSDKLPLSTPPDKISVRSAMLPIGKAHTDDLRRLFSKPGRHVFKDASLLISFVGFDVVEYLISNHKRIPDLRSLLNKAISGCSKSQLTALMEPAVSSGKLGLVSALIDAGVDVNVNNSLKQSMLSTAVRIGKIDIVKRLIDSHCKIDFSVDLVLHIAAAMNRVDLIELLRENFPDIPVNSVDSDGRTPIHTAAAHGHVEVISFLASVGGDVEAVDRTKWTPLHFAAAGGHLETVDYLLNCSNVKYAVNSEGRTAFALASENGHTDLFDSLRLDDALHRTARAGDVRGLRSCVAAGAKVNGKDQNGWTALHRAAFKGRVECVKALLEVGAEADAMDNAGYTPLRRAVEAGHEEVARLLLDSGAKPISSKI encoded by the coding sequence ATGGACCGATTGGTGAAGCCTGATGTGAAGGAAGTGGAATTTTCATTCATGAAAGGAGAAAATTGTACAGCAACTTTCTGTCTCACCAATCTGATGCACACCATGTCTGTTGCAGTTTGTTTATCAACATCCAATCCTTCTGTTTTCTCATTTTCACAAGATTTCTCCATAATTCCAccgctttcttcttcttcctacaCGATTTCCTGCAAGTCATCGGATAAGCTTCCTCTCAGTACTCCGCCGGACAAAATCTCCGTTCGATCCGCCATGCTTCCAATCGGAAAAGCTCACACCGACGACCTACGACGCTTGTTTTCCAAACCTGGCCGCCATGTTTTCAAGGACGCTTCGTTGCTCATCTCCTTCGTCGGTTTCGATGTCGTTGAATATCTAATTTCGAACCATAAGCGAATTCCTGATTTGAGATCTCTTCTTAACAAAGCCATTTCTGGTTGTTCTAAGTCTCAATTGACAGCGTTGATGGAACCGGCAGTTTCGTCAGGGAAATTAGGGTTAGTTTCGGCTTTAATCGACGCTGGAGTGGACGTCAATGTGAATAATTCTCTCAAACAGTCAATGTTGTCGACCGCTGTTCGGATTGGGAAGATCGATATTGTCAAGCGATTGATTGATTCGCACTGCAAAATCGATTTCTCTGTTGATTTGGTACTACACATAGCGGCAGCGATGAACCGCGTCGATTTAATAGAGCTACTACGAGAGAATTTTCCTGATATACCAGTTAATTCCGTCGATTCCGACGGCCGTACTCCAATCCACACCGCGGCAGCTCACGGTCACGTCGAGGTAATAAGTTTCCTCGCTTCGGTCGGCGGAGATGTCGAGGCGGTGGATAGAACAAAATGGACTCCACTACATTTCGCGGCGGCGGGAGGACATCTGGAAACCGTGGACTATCTTCTAAACTGCTCGAATGTGAAATACGCGGTGAACTCCGAAGGAAGAACGGCATTCGCACTGGCGTCGGAGAACGGACACACGGATCTGTTCGATTCGTTAAGATTAGACGACGCATTGCACAGAACGGCAAGAGCCGGCGACGTTCGAGGTCTGAGAAGTTGCGTGGCGGCTGGAGCAAAGGTGAATGGGAAAGACCAAAACGGGTGGACGGCTCTGCATAGAGCGGCGTTCAAAGGCAGAGTTGAATGCGTGAAGGCGCTGCTCGAGGTCGGAGCGGAGGCTGACGCCATGGACAACGCTGGGTACACGCCGCTTCGGCGCGCCGTGGAGGCTGGGCACGAGGAGGTGGCTCGCCTACTTCTTGACAGCGGTGCCAAACCGATTTCATCCAAAATCTAA